From Camelus dromedarius isolate mCamDro1 chromosome 12, mCamDro1.pat, whole genome shotgun sequence, the proteins below share one genomic window:
- the RBM14 gene encoding RNA-binding protein 14 isoform X3 gives MKIFVGNVDGADTTPEELAALFAPYGTVMSCAVMKQFAFVHMRENAGALRAIEALHGHELRPGRALVVEMSRPRPLNTWKIFVGNVSAACTSQELRSLFERRGRVIECDVVKGDWRSW, from the coding sequence ATGAAGATTTTCGTGGGAAACGTCGATGGGGCGGATACGACGCCGGAGGAGCTGGCAGCCCTCTTCGCGCCCTACGGCACGGTCATGAGCTGCGCCGTCATGAAACAGTTCGCCTTCGTGCACATGCGCGAGAACGCGGGCGCGCTGCGCGCCATCGAGGCCTTGCACGGCCACGAGCTGCGGCCAGGGCGCGCGCTCGTGGTGGAAATGTCGCGCCCACGGCCTCTTAACACTTGGAAGATATTCGTGGGCAATGTGTCGGCTGCGTGCACGAGCCAGGAATTGCGCAGCCTCTTCGAGCGCCGCGGACGCGTCATCGAGTGTGACGTGGTGAAAG